The Amycolatopsis sp. DG1A-15b genome contains the following window.
GGTCAGCGCAACGAAAATCCTTTCGCAAACCGATCCGCAGGTCGAGCAGCAGTGGCCGATGCTGGCCACCGCGCTCGCACAAGCCGCCGCGGGTGATGCCACAGCGTTCGCTGGGAGTCCGCCGCCGGGATCGGGTGGCCCCGGACTGGGCCGTCAGCTGATCTGCGCCGACTTCCCGTACCCGAGTGACTACCAGGAACTGAAGTCCCTGGAGATGAAACTGCGGACGGTCGCACCCCGGCTGGGCTGGGTGTACGCGTGGCAGGCCGCGGCGCACTGCGCCGGTCTGACGGTGCTGCCGACGTACGCGCCCCATCCGTTCCGTGCCGACGGACTGCCGCCGGTGCTGATCGTCAACGGCGAGGGCGACAGCACCACCCCGCCCCAGTGGGCCCGCAGGCTCGCCGACCAACTGCCCGGCGCACGCTATGTGCCGGCCCCCGGCGGCCATGCCCGGTACCTGAGCGGCGACGCGTGCGTTCGTGGGCATGCGGACCGGTATCTGACCACGGGCGCGCTGCCGCCCGCGGGCACACGCTGCGGGTGAAGATCTGCCGAAAGGCAGACGCGTACGGGCTGACGGCCGAGCAGCCTGTACGGCATGAGGAAGATACTCAAGGTCGTCGCCGGCGTGTTGTGCCTGGCCACTGTGTCCGGTGGGGTGGTGAGCACGCCGGCCGCGGCCGGTCCGATACTGTCCTTTTCGGACTGTGGGGACGGTCTGCAGTGCGGTGAGCTGTCGGTGCCGGTCGACTGGGACCGTCCTGGCGGTGCGCGGAGCACGCTCGCCCTGGCGAAACTGCCCGCGCTGGACGCCGCGCGCAAACGTGGTGTGCTGCTGGTGGACCTCGGCGGTCCGCAGGCGCAGATCTCCGCGTTCCGGCTGCCGGTCTTCCAGGGCATGGTCGCGGAGCTGCGGCAGTGGTTCGACGTCGTGATCTTCGATCCGCGGGGGTTCGAGGCGAGCGGCGGCATCTCCTGCCCGCTGCCGGCTCCCGCCGAGGCGGACTACGTTTTCCCGGACGAGGCCGGCTTCGACGCGCATGCCGAGCAGAACGGCCGATTCGGCCGGTCATGCGCGGAGGATCCGCTGGCCGGCCACCTCAACGCCCGGCAGGTCGCCTACGACCTCGAAGCCGTCCGGACGGCGCTCGGCGAGCGGAAGCTCGACTACTTCGGCAACTCCTACGGCACCGTGTACGCCCAGGCCTACGCCGGGCTCTTCCCCCACCGCGTCGGCCGGATGTACCTCGACAGCGTCATGGACCACACCAATCCCTCGCTGGGTGACTGGCTCGCCGAGCGGGCCAGGGCGACCGAGGACACCCTGCACCGGTTCGCCGCGTGGTGCGCGCGGGAGGCCGGCTGCGCCCTGCACGGCCGTGACGTGCTGTCCCTCTGGGACGAACTCGTCGCACGGGCCGGGCAGCAGCCGATCCCCGGTGGCGGAACGACGGTCAGCGCCACCCAGCTCGTCGCTCGCGCCGACGTCAGGTCCGAGAAGCGGTGGCCGGCGTTCGCGACGGCGCTCGCCGAGGCGTACGCGGGTGACGCCACGAAACTCGCCGTCAAGCCGTCGTTCCCGCCCGACCCGGGCGTGACGCGGCTCGCGATGTGTGCCGACTTCCCTTATCCCGGCGACTATCGGGCGGTGAAGGCGGTGGAGGACGAACTGCGCACGGTGGCGCCCCGGCTGGGCTGGCGGCAGGCGTGGATCTTCGCCATGAACTGTGCACGGCTGCCGGACAACGGGACGTTCCCGCCGTACCGGCCGCACTTTGGCGGGCTGCCACCGATCCTGGTCGCC
Protein-coding sequences here:
- a CDS encoding alpha/beta hydrolase; this translates as MRKILKVVAGVLCLATVSGGVVSTPAAAGPILSFSDCGDGLQCGELSVPVDWDRPGGARSTLALAKLPALDAARKRGVLLVDLGGPQAQISAFRLPVFQGMVAELRQWFDVVIFDPRGFEASGGISCPLPAPAEADYVFPDEAGFDAHAEQNGRFGRSCAEDPLAGHLNARQVAYDLEAVRTALGERKLDYFGNSYGTVYAQAYAGLFPHRVGRMYLDSVMDHTNPSLGDWLAERARATEDTLHRFAAWCAREAGCALHGRDVLSLWDELVARAGQQPIPGGGTTVSATQLVARADVRSEKRWPAFATALAEAYAGDATKLAVKPSFPPDPGVTRLAMCADFPYPGDYRAVKAVEDELRTVAPRLGWRQAWIFAMNCARLPDNGTFPPYRPHFGGLPPILVANGEQDDNTPPAWGRHLAAQLPGARYLTADGDHALYLDGNPCVRAHVHRYLTTGRLPSPTASCVQ